The Euphorbia lathyris chromosome 2, ddEupLath1.1, whole genome shotgun sequence genome includes a window with the following:
- the LOC136218838 gene encoding PRA1 family protein H, translating to MAFSTNPLSLTVPDPAFESWLRDSGYLEILDQRSTSVASSTSVNTSKASSSSTITSIAGCFFVSLFSHILILLSLFTLNPLAKLTIDDFSAQTPSWTRSFFGDSSSYSFPSGTDQARLRVHENIKRYARNYSSLSILFFACSLYQMPLALIGLISSLALWDIFKFCSDRWGWDGYAVIQQVLIRSAQCVTAIILVYLNVQMALFCALGVSYAVTILHAAFRKLTPAKQKQPSKQR from the exons ATGGCATTCTCAACAAACCCACTCTCTCTCACCGTCCCTGACCCTGCCTTCGAGTCCTGGCTCCGCGACTCCGGCTACCTTGAAATCCTTGACCAACGCTCTACCTCCGTCGCCTCTTCCACTTCTGTCAATACCTCTAaagcctcctcctcctccaccatCACCTCAATTGCCGGTTGTTTTTTTGTTTCTCTCTTCTCCCATATCCTAATCCTTCTTTCCCTCTTTACTCTCAACCCCTTGGCTAAGCTCACAATAGACGATTTCTCTGCCCAAACCCCTTCTTGGACCCGCTCCTTTTTCGGGGATTCTTCGTCCTACTCCTTCCCTTCTGGTACCGACCAGGCCAGGCTTCGAGTTCACGAGAATATCAAGCGTTATGCTAGAAACTATTCATCTCTCTCTATTCTCTTCTTCGCTTGTTCTCt GTATCAGATGCCGCTTGCACTCATTGGATTAATATCGAGTTTGGCACTTTGGGATATTTTCAAGTTTTGTAGTGATAGATGGGGATGGGATGGATATGCTGTAATTCAGCAGGTTTTGATTCGCAGTGCCCAATGTG TAACTGCAATTATTCTTGTGTATTTGAATGTTCAAATGGCTCTCTTTTGCGCACTTGGTGTCAGTTATGCAG TAACCATTTTGCATGCTGCCTTCCGGAAACTGACACCTGCAAAGCAAAAGCAACCATCTAAGCAAAGATAA